The region TGCATCGAAATGTTTGCTCATGATGACACCACCCAGACCGCCAGCAGAATGGCGACGAGATCTTCGAGAAGGGCGATCGGCAGGTCCTTGCCGCCGATGGCCGCGACGAGACGCTTGCGTGCTTCATAGCCGCCGAGCGTGCCGATGACAGCTCCGATTACGCCGGCAACCGCGCCGCCGGTAAGCGAGCCGCCGGCGGTGCCGATCACTGCACCACAGAAGCCACCGCTCACGACGCGCGCGCCGAATTGCTGCGGAACCTTGCGGCTCGGTGTGCTTGGAAGCTGGTCGGTGACATATTCCACTAACGCCAGAAGACCGAAAATATAAGGCGTGAAACGGTAGCCCATGAAGGCCGCCCAACTATTCGCGACGGGCAGCCAGCCGGCCGCGGCCGCAATGCTGACAGCAGCGGGCGCCGTCATTGCCCGCAGACCTGCCACGACGCCGATGAGAAGCGCAAGAACATAGATGGACATGCATCCCCCCGACCGGTTTCCAAAAGATAGTGCGAGCGGCGGTCCGAAAGAGCGTCTTTCTCAGCGGTCTCGGATCATGCTGGCAT is a window of Sinorhizobium numidicum DNA encoding:
- a CDS encoding DUF4126 domain-containing protein, which translates into the protein MSIYVLALLIGVVAGLRAMTAPAAVSIAAAAGWLPVANSWAAFMGYRFTPYIFGLLALVEYVTDQLPSTPSRKVPQQFGARVVSGGFCGAVIGTAGGSLTGGAVAGVIGAVIGTLGGYEARKRLVAAIGGKDLPIALLEDLVAILLAVWVVSS